The Dehalococcoidia bacterium genome window below encodes:
- a CDS encoding PIN domain-containing protein, whose translation MIFLDTSAILALANTRDSHHEEAVASLESVVAEGQALLTHNYVLVESAALLQNRLGLESSLAFLSDAERFTVHWVSPSDHAAAVEIVADRNLRGLSLVDCMSFVVMRQYSVNTALAFDADFEAEGFETASSLTP comes from the coding sequence TTGATATTTCTCGACACCTCTGCGATTTTGGCTCTCGCCAACACACGAGACTCGCACCACGAAGAGGCCGTGGCCTCGCTCGAGAGCGTGGTGGCCGAAGGTCAAGCGTTGCTCACCCACAACTACGTCCTGGTGGAGTCTGCGGCACTGCTGCAGAACAGGCTCGGACTGGAGAGTTCGCTTGCATTTCTGTCGGATGCTGAGCGGTTCACCGTCCACTGGGTCTCTCCGTCCGATCATGCTGCCGCTGTCGAGATAGTGGCGGACCGCAATCTGCGTGGGCTAAGCCTCGTGGACTGCATGAGCTTCGTCGTTATGCGACAGTACTCCGTCAACACGGCGCTCGCTTTCGACGCGGACTTTGAGGCCGAGGGTTTCGAGACGGCTAGTTCGCTAACCCCGTAG